Proteins encoded within one genomic window of Triticum aestivum cultivar Chinese Spring chromosome 2D, IWGSC CS RefSeq v2.1, whole genome shotgun sequence:
- the LOC123049889 gene encoding ethylene-responsive transcription factor 2-like: MAPKKTPKGKSGFFGVRQKPSDNWGVEFSDAGRRWWISTYPSAHEAARAYDVAVWRAVRPRSHLNFPEIESRVVAEMLVPQGINMKEITTTKKKKMKKPSVVVSAGETDEEAMARFAREHPEYVQAELEYYWKREAEQKKKGPKKEDEAGPSTVIPIESSSEEDWADFSEEEEEEEEGCDDPTKEELWEQFRSSDEE; encoded by the coding sequence ATGGCGCCGAAGAAGACGCCGAAGGGCAAGTCGGGCTTCTTCGGCGTGAGGCAGAAGCCCTCCGACAACTGGGGTGTGGAGTTCTCCGACGCCGGAAGGCGTTGGTGGATCAGCACGTACCCCTCCGCCCACGAGGCCGCGCGTGCCTACGACGTGGCGGTGTGGCGTGCCGTGAGGCCTCGATCGCACCTCAACTTTCCAGAGATCGAGAGTCGGGTGGTAGCGGAGATGCTTGTGCCACAGGGCATCAACATGAAGGAGAtcacgacgacgaagaagaagaagatgaagaagccgtCGGTTGTCGTCAGTGCTGGCGAGACCGATGAGGAGGCGATGGCGAGGTTTGCTCGGGAGCATCCGGAGTACGTCCAGGCCGAGCTGGAGTACTACTGGAAGCGTGAGgcggagcagaagaagaaggggccgAAGAAGGAGGATGAGGCCGGTCCCTCGACGGTGATCCCCATCGAGTCCTCTTCCGAGGAGGACTGGGCAGacttctcggaggaggaggaggaggaggaggaggggtgcgaCGACCCGACGAAGGAGGAGTTATGGGagcagttccgtagctccgatgaGGAGTAG